The window TTTAGTATTTAACGAGCTACTACTTTCTGAAATAATTTCTTTAGACTTTTTACGCAAAAATTCAACCAATTCCCCTTGCTCTTTTAGTTTTTCTTCAATTTTTTTATAATTATCTTCTGCTTTTAAAAATAAATTAAGTAACTTTTTCTTACTTAAATTTTCATATTTACTATAATCATTTTGCATTTTTATTTCCTTAATATAAAATAAAATTAATCAATATTATAGTAAAAAAATTAATCTAAATCAATTTAAATTTTATTGCATGTTTCTTATAAGTCTGTATGGCCTTGACTCTAGTCTTTTATTTAAGTATAATGATCTTATTAATATAGTTAAAATATAAGGGCGAGCATACTCCTTGTATATACAAAATGCTATCGCATTTCGATATACTGCGGAGGCTCGTAAGAGGGAAAATCCCCCTTAACCCCCTTTGAAAAATATGCCGTATATAGCCTAATGGCTAGTAAAAAATCTAAAGATTTTTTAAGGCAATTTTTCAAATATGGGGACGGCAACCACACTCCCCATACCCCTATGATGCTTCATTTTTTATATATAGCTATAAAAATGAAGTTAAGCAGATAGCAACAAACAATGGATAAACTAATGAAAAAGAAAGAAAAAGAGAATAAAACTATCACAAAAATTTTAAGACTTACTCCAACTGAATGGGATAAGATCTCATCTAAAATGTCAGAGTTAGGTGGCATAACTTTTTCAGAATTTGCCCTTAAGTCTATGCTGTCAAGACAGCTTATAAAAACCCCTATTACAAAAGAGTTGATTTTAGAACTTTCAAGACAAGGAAACAGCCTAAACCAAATCGCTTATAAGCTTAATAAAGGCGAAAGTCTTGACAGGATAGCCCTTACCCTTGTTAGCCAATCTCTTGAAGCCTTAAACGGCATTTATGGGCTTTTAAACAATAAACAAAACACAGAAGATGATAGTTAAATTTCTACCTACTCATAATGGCGGCGGACTTGGGAGCGTAAATTACTTATTAAATGAACGTGCACAACAAGGCACAGCCAAAATTTTAAAAGGAAACGAAGCTCAAACTAGGGCTATTATAAACCAGATAAGATATAAACAAAAAACCTGCTTTGGAGTATTATCATTTAGCGAGCAAGCTGATACTATTAGTAATGAAATTAAACAAGAGATTATACAAGACTTTGAAAGAGCTTTGCTTGGCGATTATATGAAAGATCGCGTTAATATTCTTTGGGTAGAGCATAACGATAAAAACGGCAGGCTGGAGCTAAATTTTTTAATTCCAAAAATAGATCTAATAAGCGGCAAGAGTTTTAATCCATACTACGCAAAGAACGATCAATTTAATATAGACCTATGGAAAAGAACTATTAATGATGAATACGGCTTTACAAGCCCTAATGATCCTAAAAGATTTAACAATATACGCATAGACAAAAAAGATCTTGCACACTACAACACAGTAGCAAAGCTAGATCAAACATTAAAAAATCTAGTAGCTCAAGGAGCAATTAAAAGTCGCTCACACATGATAGAGCTATTAGAGAGTAGTGGTTATCAAGTTACAAAAAAAAACAAAAGTGGGATGAGTATTATATTACCAAATCAAAAAAGACCAAACCGAATGAAAGGCTCAATATATGATGAACGATTCACAGACATTAACAGACTTAGCGAACTCGGCGAAAGCGAATCAAGAAGAATTCAACAATACGCTAATAGAGATACACAGACAGAGTGCCAAATCAATAGAAGCCGGATTAATGAAAATATACGTAGACGCGATGAGCGAAATAAAATCCGATACAAAGAAACAATTATCAGCGATAAAATACGAGATGCAGAACACAAAAGAAGCAATATTAAACGAGATGAAGCCGGCAATCATACAAAGATTGCTAAGTGGCACAACACTGATAACTCTAATATTTGGGCTAGTAGTAGGATTTTTAATCAATTTTTGGATATACGAGAAACGATTAACAAGCTATCAACAAGAAAACAACCTACTCCAGCAGAACAATCAAGAGTTGCAGAAGTGGCAGATCCCGCAGAATATGAGAGAGAGTTGGACAAGCAAGATAACTGGCAAAGAACAAAGAGCACTGATAGTATATCCAAACCAAATGAAAACCTCGAGCGAGGGAATATTATTCATGCTATTAAACAGCACGGAGCAATAGATGACACAACTAGAGATAGCATTATTAGACGAAGTAGAGAGATTGCAGATAGAAATTCTCAAATTGCAAGACGTAATAGAGAACAAACAGAACGAGAACAGCAAGCTAAGAGAGGACTACGAGAACTTGCGGAAAGAGAGAACCACTCTTTATTACAAAGACTTAGAGCAGAATTTCAAGAAAGAGTTAGACAGTATTATAACATCGCAGAAGAACGAATTAGACAGAAACGAGAACAACTTAGAAAACTTAGAGAAAGAACAGAGTCAAATAGAGAGTATCAAGAAGGAATTAGATCAGCTCTTAACGGATGGAAAGAAAGAATACTCAATAGTGGATTACAACAAATTACAGAGCGATTACAAAACTTTACAAGAGGACTACAACTCATTAGAGAAAGAATTATCAGCAATCAAGACAACATTAAAAACGAGCTTAGAGAATATGCAGATAGAGTTTCAGAAAACATACGACAATCTGAATCGACAGCTATTAGAAGAAATGGCGCAGAGTTTAGAAATTGCTTGGAAAGAGAAATTAAAAGAGTTTCTATCACTGGTAGACTTGAAATTGAGCGAGAATTAAAAAAGCCGGAAAGACAAATGCTGGTAAAAAGAAAGAGAGAGCAAGGACACGCTATGACGATGAAAATGCGTTAATCAAAGATAGATGTTGATTATAATGATTTTTAGGTCAATTTTTTATAGTTTATGTTATGTAAGTTTTATTGAGAGCTACTATTTGACTTACGAGAGATAAGTTTTTAGAAAATGTTAATAGTGTGAAAACAATTGCGGAGCAATTATGAGTCACTCCGCGTTTGTTTTTTTTGTTTTGTTTTTTTATCTTTTTCGATAAAACAAGAGTCATTAAGAGATATAGGATATTTTTTTATCTCGCCGGTCATTATGTCATCTTTATACGTTTGTATAAGATTATGAAAGGCTATTATAACTTCTTTTTTAGTTTCTAATATATTAAAGTTAAAATTTACATATCCTTCCATTTTAGCCCCTTTCTAAAAAAAGGTTCCCCCTCATTTGAGGGGGAACTAAGGAGTCGCCTTTTGACTTTCAAGATTATCCTATCGAGATCATACCGGCTGTTGTGCCGCCTACGGCTTCTATACCGGCTGTCGCATTTGTTAGACCGCCTGCGACTATAGTTCCTACTAGTTCTACTACCGTATCTTGAGCGCCGTCTTGCCATACGAAGATGCTATCGTTGTCATCAAATGTATCGTCGCCGTTTCTATCGTAAGCAAAAGCTACCGTCTGACCCGAACCGTTAAAGTGGTTAGCTATATAGGTAAGAGCCGCATCAAGATTGCTCTCGTTGATAACGATAGCTTTCGAAGCCGCGGCGTATGCGCCCGCAGTTAACGTATTGCTCAAAGAACCGTCGGTAGCCGCGGCGCTTGTGCCCGCAGTTAGATAATTGCCTTCGGCTCCGGCAGGTGTTGTGTCACCCACATCCACGCTAAAGAACGTAATAAAGTTATTAGCGCTTTGAGCGTGAGCTTTGATAGCGCCTGAATCTACGCCGTTAATAACGGTATTCGCTGCATTAGCCACTAAAGCGGTAAACGTATTATCTAAGTCTAGAACGTCTCTACCTCCTACGCCTGCTGCATTAGCTACGTTTGCTATTGCAGCCTTTGTTGCATCAACTGTGTCAAAACCGTAAATGATGTCGTGAGAGCCTTTTATGGAATCTCCATCGGCTATTCTTACTTCATCCACCTTGCCATCTAGAGCTAGCGTTTGGTTTTGCATTACGAATACATCTGCATTTCTACCGCCCACGAAATAGTCGGACATCATGCCGCCTACAGCAGCGTCGTTGCCGTCTCCGCCGTTGAAGTTTAGAGCCACTTCGTTTGTGGTGTCGATATCGCCGACTACTATAGCTACGTCGTTTCCGCCGTTACCGTTTACGGTTACTACGGAAGCCGCGGTAGAGCCTTTAGCGCCTATAATGTATAGGTCTGAGTTAGCCGTACCGGCTGAAGCGGTTGTGGCGCCTGCTAGAGTATTTATGCCGCCTCCCGGAAGATTTAGGTTATATACGTTAGCTGGGGCCGCCGTTTTACCGTCAAGCGTAGTTTGAGCTAATTGCAGTGTATTACCTTCCCATTGGATTTTTAACTCTGAACCATCACCTACGGCGATCCATTGATCTACCTCGGTTGCAGCTACTGTACCGTCACCATCAACGTCTATTGTAATAGCAGCCGCACCGAAATTCTTTGTAATTGCGTTTGTAGCACCATTGCCTAAAATATTGGTGCTCAAGTTGTCTTCATATTTATCAAAACCTTCGCCCAGTATTATAGTGTCGTTGCCGTCTTTAGCTGAGACTCTATCATCACCTTTTCCGACTTTGATTTTGTTATTACCTCTATCGCCGTCTACGATGTTATGTCCGTCGCCAGCTAGGATAGTATCGTTTAGAGCAGAACCTGTAAGAGTATCATTGCCACCCTTAGATCTTATAGTGATGTTGTTACCTGCCGAACCAAGAACAGATACTACGTTATTGCCTGCACCTAGTTTAACTTCCGAACCATCAGCCATTGTTCTAACAGTAGCACTAAATGCTCCGGTTACTTTTTCGGCATCGACTAGCTTTGTGGTAGCGTTAAAGCCGTCAGATGTTACAGTTCCTAAATTTACGTTTTGGTTAGCTTTTTCATCTGCCTTAACTGTTAATGTTACTAGATCTCTAGCCCAAATATCGCTTATAGAAGTTATAGTGCCTGCTTTATTTCCATCTTTAACTTCGATCTCTATATTCTTGCTTCCATGTAAAGTTAGCTTGCCAATATTGTATGCCAAAGCGCCGTTGACTACATCATCTAAGCTAGAGTTAATATTTACTTTGATGGTCTCTTGTGTGTTGTTGCCTAGAGTAACGCCGTTGAATACTTGAGTGGTAACATCGTCTACTGTAGTAGTCTTATCGTTGCTGTCAAGATCGCCGAAGAAATTCAACTCTGTTAGTTTTGAATTTTTAAACGTAATGATATCATTCGTAGTAACACTACCGGCTGCTATAGCAAACGGCTCTTCTAAACCGTCTTTGCTTAGATCTGTAGTGCCTGGAGCCACAACCCTATCTACGGCTTGTTGTGACATCATAACAACTTTCTCTACATCGGCTTTAGATATATCTAACTCGACATTTTCCGTAGCTACTACACGAAGCTCTTCTATGCCAGATATATTCATTTCGCTGTCTTGAGAGAATGCAGCCTTAACTATATCTTTTCCGCCTTTATCAGTGATCTTGTCTTTAGCGTCAAATCCGTCTATTTCATTAAATACTAGGATATCATCGCCTTCGCCCAAGATGACCTCTTGACCTCTAACGGCTACGCCTTTTACTACAGGATCTTGAATAGTTAGGCGTAAGTTACTCTTTTGAGCACCCGCATCTATCTTAGTAGAATTTAGAACGTTCTCTACAGTATATAGGTCACCTTTTTCGCCGCCTTTTAGAATAAGCTCTTTAGAAGCAGCTATACCCGCAGGTCCAACTACAGGAGCATTTTGAACTATTACTATGTTAGTCTCGGTATCTTGATCGTCAATAGTTACTGTCTCAATTCCTCTAGCATTAACTGTATAGTCAAAAGTGGTCTCGGTATTGTTGGCATCTTTAACTTCTACAGTTACTTTATCATCAGTACCTGTCGCATCTTTTAGTGTTAGGTTCAATACTACGTCTTTTGTACCGACCGCAGTACCTGTTGTTACAGAGTGCTCGATGATAAATTTACCTTCATCTGCTAGGCTTTTTTTGATATTATTGATATTAAATGTGGCTGTGCCTGCTGTACCTACAAGCTCATCGCGAACCACTACTTCTCTCAACGCATCGTCTGCGAATATATCCATATCGGCATTAGTAAGTTTTGGAGGAAGTGCGGCTGCATTTTGATCTCTAAGCTCTAATCTCTCTATGTTTTTAATAGCGTTAGTAGGCGTATCTGCTAAATCTGCACCAACTAGGATAAAGGTATCTTTTCCTTCGTTTCCGTCTAGAGTCGTGTATACTCCAGGACCGCTAGCAGAGTAGAATTTATCGTCAAATTTGCTACCTGTAATAGTAGATACTACATCAGTGCCTGAACCGAATGGACTCATAGCAGCAGAAATAACAGATGTAACATCTAAAATTAATTCGCCTGCAAAAAGGCTAGCGTCAAGTTTAGTAAGACCTGTAGAGCCAGGGTTGCTTATACCGCCTGTATTTAACTGAGTAAATTCAGGAACGGCAGGGTTGTTTATAGCTATATTTGCTATTTGCAGCTTTCCGCTACCTGTTATAGTAAGCTCTTCTAGCTGATTTACACTTAAACCATCTATATTAACTCCGTTTTTAACGTTTAAGGCAAGTTTCTCGTAACCTTCTGCCGTAGCAGCCGCAGAGTTAATGTTGATGTTGTTAAATAGAACATTATCAAGCTCCAATTTACCTTCATCTTCGCTTCCGTTTAATATGCCCTCTCTAAAAGTGAAATTACCAGCTGCAGTAGCGTTAACCGTTCTGGTGTCCGCCACTTTCATGCCATCTACTAACTTGCTAGAGATGTCTTGGAATGTAAAACCGTTTGTAGCGTTTTGAGATACCTGATCTACGTTAAGGCTTCTTACATCGTCAGCTCTATGTAGAACAAGAGTACTTACTGTACCTGTAAATTTAGCGTTGATCTCTTGGATATTTTTAAGAGTAGGAGTTCTGCTATTACCATCTCCTTCATCTTGGTTTTGTTGACCCATAGTTACGTTAAGAACGTTATATGTTCCAAGACCTGTCAATACGTCTTCATCGTCAAGAGAAAGAACTATGTCTGTACCTGCTTTGTTGTTAACCATAGGAGCGTCAAATACATATCCTTTTACGATATCAGTACCTCTTGTAAGAGTAACCTTCTCTGAATTCATTGCTCCGGCTGCGGCATCTACGATAGCTTTTTGAGCGGCTAGGTTGTCAGCTTTAGTGTTGGCTAAGATTTCTTGGAAGAACGTATAAACATAGTCTCCGTCAGCATCCATAGGAACTTTAGCTATTTTAGAAGCTACGTATTCGCCTATAGCCACTTTGTTCTCAAGCGTTCTTTTGGCTGTTATCTCTGCAGCACTTGCTTTGCTCTCGTCAAGAGTTAGACCTGAATAGATCATATCAGCCACTAGCTTGCCTTTTGATGTTCCAGCGTTTAGCTGATCTACCCAATACTTAATACCTGCGGCGTCGTCAGCAACAGTTTTGTTTACAACGTTTTTGTAAATAAGTTCTACAAACGCTTGATTATCGTTCAACGTCGCGCCAAAATAAGTTTTTGCAACATCAGTATCTAGCATGGCATTAGCAGTATCTACGGCATTTTTACCTAAGTCGACCCAGTATTTTAATCCTGCGCCTTCAGGTGCTCTGTTTGTCATAGCTACATACAACTGTGCAACTTGTGAATTGGTTAAAGCCATTAAGGACTCCTTAAAGTGAATTTTGTTTGGCGGTTGCTAAGCAACTACCTACTATCGATAGTATTCTTACAAATACTTAGTATAGATTATAACATAATTTTAATAAAAAATGAGTTTATTATATAAAGAATTTAACATTTTTCACCAAAAAATCGGCTATTTTTCACTAATAGCCGATAAAAATTCTTTATTAATGGATACAGATTTAAAAATATCTATATATTTTCTTACTATAAGTGTCCATGAGTTATCTTTAATCCAAAGCTCTCTCGCCTTATAAATTTCCTCAGCAACTCTGTTTTCATAGACTAAATTTAAAGCCGATAAAATATGCTTTTCATCAAAGCCTTGGGCTTTTATGCAGTACTCTTTTAGATCATTAAAGATAGTAGCTGGGGTAACGATGACATTTTTGCAAGCAGATAGCGCTATTCTAGCCGCTCCACTCGCACTTTCTTGACTTTGTAAATACGGTAAAACTACGCTATCGCAATATGATAAAATTTTATTTATATTAGCCATATCTAAAAACTCGGTGTGCCATTGAACTTTATCGTTTAAATTTAACTCGTTGCAAATTTTTAAACATCTTTTAAATTCGGCTTCGGATCTATTTTTTAACACCGTACTTAAAATGATAAGTTTTGCATTTGTAGTTTTTGAAAATTCCGCAAAAGCTTTTATAAGCGTCGGTAAATTTTTATGCTCAAACATAAATCCGAAAAAGCCTACTATAAACTCTTTGTTTTTAGAACGTTGTATTTTTGACAAATCTTGATTAACTCCGTGTGGGATCAATATAACATTATCGACAAGGCCTATGCTTTTTAGAACATTTAGATCGTCTATGCCGTGAATAAAAATTCTATCAAATTCGCTTAAAGCCTTTTGCCATTCTTTTTGACGTTCTATTGAAAGATCACTAATAAGAGGTCGAGTAGAGTGCAAAGTAATAAATAAATTTTTACCATCTTTTTTTATTTTTTTTAAATCTTCAATAAAATCTTTTTCTAAAGAGAAAAATGCGAAATGGTGTTGAATCCAAATTGTATTAGATTCGCTCTTTAATTCTTTTAAAGGTTCGTTTTGATCTATACGGAATATATTTTCTTGAAAATTATCTTGTTCGCTCCAAGTATAAATTTGAGTTTTGATATCTAACTTCTCAAGCTCAGCTACTATGCTTTTAGTATATTCGGCTATACCACAAGATGTGTTATATGTAGATATAAAGGCTATACTTGGATCAGAATTTTTCGGTTCAAATCCGCGCAAGCACGCCAAAGAAGACACAAAAGCTTTAATAGCGTCTTCTGAAAAAAAAGCTTGAACTATCTCTTCTCTTAGATTTTTAATATTTTTTATTAAAGTTTCGTCATTGTTTAAAATTTTATTACTTATCTCTTTTATATTTTTGATAAGATCTTGACAAGACGGCTCAACCCAGACAGAATTTTCTAGATTAATATGACTTTGAGATTTAGCGAATTTAAAATCTATAAGATTTGACCTATCGTCTAGAAAGTCACAATGTCCACTGTAATTAGTAGCTATAACGGGCTTATTATAAAAAATGGCTTCAATGGCGGGTAAATTTAGTCCCTCTCCTCTACTTGGTAACACCACGATATCATGATCTTCATAAAGCTTTGATATCTGCTTATCAGTGTAATCTTCCAATATAAGATTTATCTTGTTTCTATGTTTTTCATCCACTAATTTTTCTATAAGCTCTTTTATGTTGTTATGCGGGTTATGAAATGTTTTTATGGTTAATAGCATATTATCTAATTCTTTACAAACTTCATTAAAAGCTCTCAACAAAACATCAACACCCTTTCTAGGAAAACAAGATGAGATATGCAGAAGCCTTATTAAGGCATCCTTTTTTTGTTTTTCTTGAATTTCTGGTAGTTTCATTGGTAGGTTGCTTAGCTTGATAGGCAAATAGCATCCGTTATCTATAAGAGTTTTCTTAACAAACCATGTCGAAGCAATAACCCCTTTGTAGTTGTTATTTAGAGCGTCTATCGTTTTTTGAGGGATTTTTGACTCCTCCCAAAAAAATAGAGCCAAAGGATAGCCGTATTTTGTATTTATATCTTCGATAAGCGGATAATGATGATAAAGGGCTATAGAATTTTCTTTACTATCCTTGAAAATAAAAATGTTTAAATCCACTTCATCTAAAAAGGTTAGCGAATTATTAATCGTATTAAGTTTTTTGTCTTCAAATGGAATTATAGAAAGATCTTGATATAGCTTTAAGTAGCCATAAGCTATATTTCTATTCGTAGAAGCTAGGCTATAATGCCAATCGAAATGTCCTATTAGATTTAAATGCGAAAAATTTTTGTCATATTTTTTTATCTTTGTCTCTTTGTTCGCCATATGCTCTTTTGAAGGTTTGAGCTCAAAAAAACTAGGTAGAAATTCATCATCTCCGCCTTGGATGTAATAGCTGTTTGTATTATATTTGTTTCTTAGGCTTTGAAGTCTGTTTTTAAGCCTCGGGAATTTATAAACTAATTTTTTAACTTTTGCTCTTATAGTCGTGTTGTTTAATAAAAATAGATCTATTTTTTTTAAAATTCTATAAAGGTTTTTTTTTGAAAAATCTTTTGTTTTTTTCAAAAATTTATAAACAGCTATCGGATGTCTAAATACATGCTTAAATTTATGCACAAAATTTTCTAGTTGTTTGACACTATTATCAACATCGTTAATATAGTTCCTATTATCTTGAATTCTATTTTCTAAAATCTGTTTTTGTTCTTTTATTTTTAGATCTATATCATCAAAACTAAGTTCGCTGATTTTGTCAGATATGGTTTTTAATCTTTCCAAATCCTCTTTTTTTGGATTTTTTATCCCGATGATAGAATAATCTAGACCGACTGACGTTATAAGATCTGACGTGCTTATCTCTTCTATTTTTTTAGAATTTAGGCGAATCATAAAGCTATTAAATCCGTTAAATTTATAAAAAAAAGATAAAAGCTCTGGTGGAATAGGTTTTATGTGAGTAACATCATAGTAGAAATAAAGGGTGGCAACTCTTATGTTTTCAGGATTTGGTGTCTCTAAGATAAAAAGTCCACTATCATCTAAAACTCTAAAAGCCTCTTTAAAAAATTCTTGTAATACTTCAAAAGTAAGGTGTTCTGCTATTTGAAAACCAGTTATTAAGTTTTGGCTTTTGTCATCTTGTTCCTTCAAAAAATCTAATATATCAGCATTATAAACTTCTAAATCTTTTTTTACACACTCAGACAACATCTGTTCGCTTAAATCAGCACCTTTTGCAAAAAATCCGTTTTCTTTTAAAATTTCCAAAAATTCGCCTCTTCCACACCCCATATCTAAGGCTTTTGGAGCATTTTTTTTATCTTTTATAAAATTTAAAAAAGGCAGGTAGACCTGCAGGCGATGTTTTATATCATTTCTACTCCCCCTAAACTCATCTTCAAACTGCTTATAAAATCTATCCACTAATTTTCTCCATTTTAAATTTAGGCTCTATATAAGCCAGTCCGATAAATTCCGGTTTAGTAGTATTAACAATGCTAAAAACAATAGCATTGTCTATCCACTCATAATTATTTTGTAAATGATTTGCTTGTGAATGAATGGCAACCGATATAGAAAAAGAGCCGACCCCGAAATTTGCTAAAAACTCAAAAATAAACTCAAATTTATCACCTTTTTTTATATTTTTTAGGTCTTGATTTAAATGAAAACTATTAGTTCCATAAATTATTTGAGAAAATCGGTTTTTGATCTGATAACCAAAAACAAGTGAATCCAAATCTTCATTTGCAATTACTTTTGCTATAAGCTTGATCGGCTTTGAAACCTCTATAAATTCCATTTTTTGGTTTTGCATATCTAAGAGTTCTAAGCTATAAATATTTGCTTTGCTATTCCCTGATACTGTTATCGTTTTTCCATTTTTATCTTTTTTTTGAAGAATACTTACTTCTTCTTTTTTTGAAATCAAAGCATTATAAAAATCAAGAACCGCCTCCGGCTCTCCGTCTTTCAAAATTTCCCCTTTTTCAATCAATATAACCCTATCGCAAATAGCTTTTATAGCCGAAGCATCGTGGCTAACTATGATCAAGGTCGTGCCGAGAGTTTTAAATTCGTGTATTTTTTGAAAACTTTTGTGCTGAAAATACACATCTCCAACAGATAGTGCTTCATCTATAATAAGAATATCTGGTCTATTTGCGGTAACAACTGAAAATGCCAATCGCATTTGCATACCACTACTATAAACTCTTATAGGTTTGTTAAAATACTCATCTAACTCTGAAAACTCTTTAATTTGTTCAATTTTTTCATCTATTTGACTTTTATTAAAACCCATTAAGGCCATTGCGTGATAAGCATTTTGACAACCACTTAATTCATGATTAAAACCCATTCCCAACTCTAAAATAGATGCTGTTTTTCCGATTACTTCTATTTTTCCACAACTTGGTTTTAGTGTATTTGATATTATTTTTAAAAGAGTGCTTTTACCTGCTCCATTTTGGCCTATTAAACCTATACTTTCACCACTTTTTACTGAAAAGTTTATATCTTTTAAAACTATTTTTTTATTTTTGTGTTCTTTTTTAAGAAAAGGAAAAAATATTGAAATATTTTTTTCAATCTCATAGTAGAATTTGGAAACATTTTTTAATTTCAGTATTTCTGTCATAGAATGTCCGCCATTTCTTCATCGGCTCTTTTGTACATAAAAAACAGATTGTTATAGAGATAATAGAGATTATGATAGGATATATAAAAGATAAAAAA of the Campylobacter sp. RM16187 genome contains:
- a CDS encoding glycosyltransferase, yielding MDRFYKQFEDEFRGSRNDIKHRLQVYLPFLNFIKDKKNAPKALDMGCGRGEFLEILKENGFFAKGADLSEQMLSECVKKDLEVYNADILDFLKEQDDKSQNLITGFQIAEHLTFEVLQEFFKEAFRVLDDSGLFILETPNPENIRVATLYFYYDVTHIKPIPPELLSFFYKFNGFNSFMIRLNSKKIEEISTSDLITSVGLDYSIIGIKNPKKEDLERLKTISDKISELSFDDIDLKIKEQKQILENRIQDNRNYINDVDNSVKQLENFVHKFKHVFRHPIAVYKFLKKTKDFSKKNLYRILKKIDLFLLNNTTIRAKVKKLVYKFPRLKNRLQSLRNKYNTNSYYIQGGDDEFLPSFFELKPSKEHMANKETKIKKYDKNFSHLNLIGHFDWHYSLASTNRNIAYGYLKLYQDLSIIPFEDKKLNTINNSLTFLDEVDLNIFIFKDSKENSIALYHHYPLIEDINTKYGYPLALFFWEESKIPQKTIDALNNNYKGVIASTWFVKKTLIDNGCYLPIKLSNLPMKLPEIQEKQKKDALIRLLHISSCFPRKGVDVLLRAFNEVCKELDNMLLTIKTFHNPHNNIKELIEKLVDEKHRNKINLILEDYTDKQISKLYEDHDIVVLPSRGEGLNLPAIEAIFYNKPVIATNYSGHCDFLDDRSNLIDFKFAKSQSHINLENSVWVEPSCQDLIKNIKEISNKILNNDETLIKNIKNLREEIVQAFFSEDAIKAFVSSLACLRGFEPKNSDPSIAFISTYNTSCGIAEYTKSIVAELEKLDIKTQIYTWSEQDNFQENIFRIDQNEPLKELKSESNTIWIQHHFAFFSLEKDFIEDLKKIKKDGKNLFITLHSTRPLISDLSIERQKEWQKALSEFDRIFIHGIDDLNVLKSIGLVDNVILIPHGVNQDLSKIQRSKNKEFIVGFFGFMFEHKNLPTLIKAFAEFSKTTNAKLIILSTVLKNRSEAEFKRCLKICNELNLNDKVQWHTEFLDMANINKILSYCDSVVLPYLQSQESASGAARIALSACKNVIVTPATIFNDLKEYCIKAQGFDEKHILSALNLVYENRVAEEIYKARELWIKDNSWTLIVRKYIDIFKSVSINKEFLSAISEK
- a CDS encoding mobilization protein, producing MIVKFLPTHNGGGLGSVNYLLNERAQQGTAKILKGNEAQTRAIINQIRYKQKTCFGVLSFSEQADTISNEIKQEIIQDFERALLGDYMKDRVNILWVEHNDKNGRLELNFLIPKIDLISGKSFNPYYAKNDQFNIDLWKRTINDEYGFTSPNDPKRFNNIRIDKKDLAHYNTVAKLDQTLKNLVAQGAIKSRSHMIELLESSGYQVTKKNKSGMSIILPNQKRPNRMKGSIYDERFTDINRLSELGESESRRIQQYANRDTQTECQINRSRINENIRRRDERNKIRYKETIISDKIRDAEHKRSNIKRDEAGNHTKIAKWHNTDNSNIWASSRIFNQFLDIRETINKLSTRKQPTPAEQSRVAEVADPAEYERELDKQDNWQRTKSTDSISKPNENLERGNIIHAIKQHGAIDDTTRDSIIRRSREIADRNSQIARRNREQTEREQQAKRGLRELAERENHSLLQRLRAEFQERVRQYYNIAEERIRQKREQLRKLRERTESNREYQEGIRSALNGWKERILNSGLQQITERLQNFTRGLQLIRERIISNQDNIKNELREYADRVSENIRQSESTAIRRNGAEFRNCLEREIKRVSITGRLEIERELKKPERQMLVKRKREQGHAMTMKMR
- a CDS encoding plasmid mobilization protein; amino-acid sequence: MKKKEKENKTITKILRLTPTEWDKISSKMSELGGITFSEFALKSMLSRQLIKTPITKELILELSRQGNSLNQIAYKLNKGESLDRIALTLVSQSLEALNGIYGLLNNKQNTEDDS
- a CDS encoding DUF4214 domain-containing protein — encoded protein: MALTNSQVAQLYVAMTNRAPEGAGLKYWVDLGKNAVDTANAMLDTDVAKTYFGATLNDNQAFVELIYKNVVNKTVADDAAGIKYWVDQLNAGTSKGKLVADMIYSGLTLDESKASAAEITAKRTLENKVAIGEYVASKIAKVPMDADGDYVYTFFQEILANTKADNLAAQKAIVDAAAGAMNSEKVTLTRGTDIVKGYVFDAPMVNNKAGTDIVLSLDDEDVLTGLGTYNVLNVTMGQQNQDEGDGNSRTPTLKNIQEINAKFTGTVSTLVLHRADDVRSLNVDQVSQNATNGFTFQDISSKLVDGMKVADTRTVNATAAGNFTFREGILNGSEDEGKLELDNVLFNNININSAAATAEGYEKLALNVKNGVNIDGLSVNQLEELTITGSGKLQIANIAINNPAVPEFTQLNTGGISNPGSTGLTKLDASLFAGELILDVTSVISAAMSPFGSGTDVVSTITGSKFDDKFYSASGPGVYTTLDGNEGKDTFILVGADLADTPTNAIKNIERLELRDQNAAALPPKLTNADMDIFADDALREVVVRDELVGTAGTATFNINNIKKSLADEGKFIIEHSVTTGTAVGTKDVVLNLTLKDATGTDDKVTVEVKDANNTETTFDYTVNARGIETVTIDDQDTETNIVIVQNAPVVGPAGIAASKELILKGGEKGDLYTVENVLNSTKIDAGAQKSNLRLTIQDPVVKGVAVRGQEVILGEGDDILVFNEIDGFDAKDKITDKGGKDIVKAAFSQDSEMNISGIEELRVVATENVELDISKADVEKVVMMSQQAVDRVVAPGTTDLSKDGLEEPFAIAAGSVTTNDIITFKNSKLTELNFFGDLDSNDKTTTVDDVTTQVFNGVTLGNNTQETIKVNINSSLDDVVNGALAYNIGKLTLHGSKNIEIEVKDGNKAGTITSISDIWARDLVTLTVKADEKANQNVNLGTVTSDGFNATTKLVDAEKVTGAFSATVRTMADGSEVKLGAGNNVVSVLGSAGNNITIRSKGGNDTLTGSALNDTILAGDGHNIVDGDRGNNKIKVGKGDDRVSAKDGNDTIILGEGFDKYEDNLSTNILGNGATNAITKNFGAAAITIDVDGDGTVAATEVDQWIAVGDGSELKIQWEGNTLQLAQTTLDGKTAAPANVYNLNLPGGGINTLAGATTASAGTANSDLYIIGAKGSTAASVVTVNGNGGNDVAIVVGDIDTTNEVALNFNGGDGNDAAVGGMMSDYFVGGRNADVFVMQNQTLALDGKVDEVRIADGDSIKGSHDIIYGFDTVDATKAAIANVANAAGVGGRDVLDLDNTFTALVANAANTVINGVDSGAIKAHAQSANNFITFFSVDVGDTTPAGAEGNYLTAGTSAAATDGSLSNTLTAGAYAAASKAIVINESNLDAALTYIANHFNGSGQTVAFAYDRNGDDTFDDNDSIFVWQDGAQDTVVELVGTIVAGGLTNATAGIEAVGGTTAGMISIG